aaaaaattgccaatCGGCACTTGTCTACATGAAACTGTCGCGCCCTACAAAGTCGTTTAAGTAGGCTATTAAAAAAGCATATTTTATAACCTGGGTAAAGGCATGTTCCAATGGGGAAAACGCCAAGTGGGGTTCCCCTGACCCCCCTTTGGTACCTCCGTCTTATAACCTGTGTTACCAACTCCCTTAGCACATCGCGCCATTACCTTCGTTTGCCACCCCCCTTCCGCCTCTTCTTCACCTTCATGTTATATacctttctcttcttcttgctCCTTTTCCTGTTTGACGCAGCTGCCTGATTTTTCCGGGGGGCAACGGTCTGGTTCTTCCCCCCGCTGGGCGgagtggaaaatattttgtccAGGTTTTCCATGTTAAGCAATCTGTCGTACTCATctttggaaattttttttttttttaattttttgtacaaattttcttcaaagaaTAGGGATTcaatttcgttttcttccATGTCCCTTTGTTCATGTTTTCTCTGAACAatggtttttctttttttttgttttttttcttgcttccGCTTGTTGGCTTTGCCTCCCTCCATGTTTGTCTGGCTTTCCGCTTTCTCATTGGCGGCGTGTTCCTCACTTCTTAACTGTTCCAAACGTGTCAGTTCCTCCTGCCGCtttctctccttctcttcatttttgtatggTATGTCGGAAGTGTTCAGGCCCACCCGTTTGAAATTCTTAATTTGGCCCTTCTCCTTAAATTTGGGGATTTTCACCAGCGCAAACGAGTGGCACAGGTGCCCGAGATTAAGCTTgtggaaagggaagagaaaactCAGTTGGTGGTTTTTGTAAAACTCAATGTACGACAGAAATGCCTTTGTCGAGAGTAAATATGTTTCTCTGTTCTcgattatgaaaaaaattatgtattttaaaaatatattcaccaTGTTGTTCAACAGAAGGATGTGATCATCCCTCTTGGGAGGATGTCCCTCCACATCCCCTCCCTTTACCTCCCTCCTTTGAACGCGTTTCCTCTGCATATTtccataaaatgaaaaatttttctcatGGAAGGATTTCCCCATCTTTCCCTTCTCCATGTTTGCTACTTCCCGCACTTGTGTGTCCAATGCGTCTTCATTCCGCATCACTCGAGATTCCCAACTGAGCATATCGCTGAACATGGAAGTTTTCCTAAAATTGCTGatattcacttttttattttttaaaaaatatatatattctttctccttcttattaAGAAGAATAATGTTTTTCCCTGTTTTGTCAAATCTTCCTGTTCTTCCACTcctatgtatgtatgtcatatttttatttgccaCATCGTAGTTGATAACCCAATGGATATCCACGTTAATTCCTCTGCTCATTATATCTGTGCacagaataatttttatccttctcttattcttattttcttttattttcttatacgcacttatcctttttttgtctttcattttccggtggatttttaaaagaatgaattttttcttccccataTATTTCTGAGTGTAATGAATCATTTTGCAGAAGAGCGCAAGGTCAGATGGGCTGAAgacatttttatgtttgttGTTGAGAGTTACGATATGgttaaaaatttccttcgGGGTTCTCTGGTCCGTATTCAGTACGTTCTTGAATacgtgaaagaagaaatccaCGCAGAAGCAGGTTGGCAAAAATACAATCACTGTCTCCCCCTCGCGCACCACGGTGCTCAAAAATTTGAACAGAAAGAAACTCTTGTCCAGGTTTCGCACCGTGATGTAGTAATTTTCGATTTTCTCTGGCATTTGAAACGTGTTCCCCGGGGTGCTACCAGTGCCCGCAGGGGTAGTGGAAGCAGTTGCATCAGTGCCCAGTGCGCTTGTAGTGGACGCAATCGGGCTTGGCCCCCCCACACACTTGATAAAGGATCTCCTCTTGTCAGAAAACAAGTTATAAAACTTCTCCTCCTGTAGACAGGTCGCGCTGCAAATACACGTGGCATAATCCTTTGATGCGATGCTCTTAACGACATCCTGGACATAGTTTAAAAAACTCTCTTCCAACAATTTATCCCCCTCATCCAATATCAAATATGCTAACTCGCTCGTGTCAAAGTGGCACTTGTGATCAACAAACAGAGTAGATAACTTCCCCGGGGTGGCCACAATGATTTGggatctgtttttttttttcttttcattttttataatttttaaatcttcttcaatttttacagCACCCCTAAACAACAGCGAGTTCACAAAGAAGACTTCCTTATCCAATTCGTCCACGTgtatgttaaaaattttggcaAAATATAATCTtatgaaaaagagaaatttaTTTACTACGTCGAATATTTGTATGCATAACTCCCTGGTGGGGGCTATAATAACTCCGTTCACGTGTATGTTCTGTTTACTCTTGTTCTCAGTCATGGTGCACCGAATGCATCTTTTTACAACGCCTTCAATCGATTCGCAGTGCATGTTCTTACCACGGGGTGGGTGCGGATCATCTTTGTTAACTCTCCTCCCTCCATTCCCAACGGCGGCATCTTTCTTGTAGGGGGTATCCTCCAAAGAGGTTCGGATATACTGAATAAACTTGGCTACATTTATGTCAACAGGGGGGATGCTCTTCTCTatgtttacattttcaaatttgttgtAGATACAGTTGACTCTCTCCTCATCGTAACAATCgtcttgttcttcttcttccttcgcCTCCTCACATGTGGACTTGAAAAGGAACTCTCTTCTTAAGGCCCCCAGTTTGGACTTCACCAAATTTTCTAGCATAGGAATAACGAAGCATAGCGTTTTTCCGCTACCCGTTTCGGAGTGTAGGAGgacattttccttcttcccaatGAGGGGAATGGCCTTTTCCTGTATGTTGGCACAGAAGAGGTACCTTTGAATCAGCAGAGAAAATAGTATAGATTCGTCTAGGTTCAACTGCGTGAAGGGCGTTTTCTGCGATCGTTTCTTCGTCAGTTCCAGCTCCCGTAAGAGAGAAGTAGCTCCTATGGGCTGCTTCCCCTCATTCTCGCTCATCTTGTCCATACTCATCACTTGGCACTACTTGCAAATTATACGTTGCTCATTCATATGgtggcaaaagaaaaaaataaaaaataaaataaaactggAGAATtagtcattttttcttttaatggCGAGCAACCTGTACACCCCGCCATTTACGCGTTTGTAATTTGTAACttgtaatttttataatttgcgcgttctcctttttttccttcaaaaatTCCAAggggctaaaaaaaaaactgcctCCCTTCATTTGGTTGGTCGTCCGCAAAATAATAACAGCGGTATGTATTTTTATAACAacttatgaatttttttttttttttttttttttttttttttttttttttcttaagtaTTTCCTGCGGGGAACCGTTCTGCCAATTGCGCCTGGGAGGTAGAGAATATTtagcttgaaaaaaaaaaaaaaaaaaaagtcctaaattatttgttcctctttttatttgaactttttcctttttttttattttttatttttatttttgcaaatttgtgGACATTCCGCTCGTACCATTTGgccatttttattcatacaaaatggaaaaggcaCAGTTTCTTAACATTTGGACGATGCTCAGTTGGGAAAaacaacgaaaaaaaaacaaaataggaCAGTATatattgataaaaaaaaggctaaaCACTAGAGTCCTATGCTAATTCTGAGAAGTTTATTCCCTccatgtttctttttctcgtCTCTGCAATCGTTCATACTTGTGGAAAATGCGTCGgaggcgcaaaaaaaaaaaaaaaaaaaaaaattgaggaaaCAACACCAGGGAACTGCTAGCCAAAGTCTAGAAGAATGGCCACCCCCACTTTCTACCTACTTTGCAACATCGCGTTGGCAAATCGGCGTACATGCATAGAAGTACATGTAACGGGCGAATGCTAGCTCCCCGTTTATTCATATTAACGGATTGACTAATAtagaaagggagaaatttcttcctcatttataGTGTTTATTCCCCAAGTACCTCCCGTATGATTATCCCAAAATAGAGCAAGaaataggaagaaataaCAATTTCTATTTGGTAATTACTAAACGGTTAGGTACTAGATGGAATTCCCACTATGTACCCCTTCCACATGTGGACTTATCGCGCTGGTagaaagaaggagaattCCTATGCCAAAATGAATGTCCCTTCCCATTAGCTCACCTTAGCTTTGCTATAGAAACAAAAATAGATGATTGCACAGGAACAAATAGAGGGCTGAAATATTTAATCAAAAGGGGGGATCAAGCGATTTTTCTTGACATTCGCTTGGAGCACAGCTTGTTAAATGATTGGTCCACTCTATTgctacgcatttttttttttttcttttttttccactacaCCTTGTAACCCCTAAAAATTCCGAAGCTTGCAAATTGCAATTTGGAACTGGAATATCGCTTTGGAATCTAACTCCAAAGTGGACGCGCTCCATtgagtttgaaaaaaaaaggggaagtgtAACAGGACAGAATGGAACTGAGCAGTGCGAGGTTGGCCAAATAGAGCATAGTAACATTTTACATAAAAGAGTGGAGAaaggtgaaaagaaaagcatcTTTCTTACGTTCACTATTTTCAGTAAATACTTGTCGTCACATCAAACGTCGtgtagtttcttttttttttttttttttttttttttttaagtcctAGTCACTTGCACATTATGTGGCAGAAGGAAGGTCAACCTGAATTAAGCTGCAGAAgttttgtgtgcataatTTTCCAGCTCAGTTGCTAAAGGGAGGCTTTTTCTAAAAGACAATAATACATTAACAATTGGTACGGAAAGAAATTCCAACCGGGGGAACGGAATTTCCTTGCTGTGCGCACCGTTCAGCTAAGTTGGGAATAAAttgtcatttaaaaaaaaaaaaattggaaagaaggggtagaaaaagcaaacaagtgAAGCAAAGCAAAGTAACAAACAGTACCTGGCGAAGCCCTACTTTGCTTTGCTTCTTTTAATACCAGCGCATTCGGCATCCCGCCTGTTGAGTTGGAAGTTGTTTTCTCAAACACCCACTCTGCGCAAACAATTCGCTTTCCATTAGtgaattccccttttttaatttcccgtCATCCCTCATCCTCGTCTCTGAAGTTTCAGCTTACACTTTCCGTAATACACATCGTATCAGCTCATGTAAAATACGTTCTGACAAattgagggaaaaaaaaaaaaaaaaaaaaaaaagaattttgtTACTCCATCTTTTAAtagcctttttcttctcttgcTTCCTTTGGTtttattattccttttcttttcttttcttttttttttttccctcaatTTGAGTCCAGTGTGctgtactttttttatcattttaaataaCATATCATGTCATTTATTACCCACCCaaacttattctttttcccttttcatttttgttgtggataatttttcccattttgtgccAAAGTTTCATTTAAGGTAACTTGATGATACATAACCATACGCGCATAAGGCGTAATATTTTTGTGCACACCCAGCTCTGTGTGTTTGCGGGAATCAATGGCACAAATAGCAAACCACAACCCCCATTTGACACCACTCATTTGAAAGGGCACTTACCCAGAGTGCGTtgactttttctttttaagcaCAGACATATGTGTGGATGCAAATACTATAAGTGTATGCATTTCGATTTATTTGTATGAGCCGTCTGGAGGTGTATTTCCTTCCGTGTGGCTTTTGAAGGTGCTCCCCATGGGCCCTGTTGCACGGGTGGTGGAGCATAAAAGggacgaaaaggaaagggaaattggaaaagggaaaagtcGCATATGTTGAAGTGTTGAATCCaaacgaggaaaaaaaaaataaaataaaaataaaaaaaaacgctgaAAGGTCTCGTAGggcaatatttttcctcaGCAAGGAAGGACGAGGAAAGTACAAATTTACGCACAAGAAAGGCGTTGTTTTAAAACGGAGGGATGTTACTTCCAGGGGAGGGAAGACGAACAAGTAACACCTGAGCAGCTAAGACATAGGAGCTACACCAAAGAAGACAACATAGAAGTCGCAACCATCGTGCGGACAAGATAAGCATGACGCTGAACATTGTCCAGGAAAtccaaaaacaaaatgaaaaccaTGTCcaaagtgaagaaggaaagaaggaagaaatagccACTTATGACTATCCCTCCACagagagaaggagaagtatcAGACTGTTACAGCTCAGCGAAGACAAAGCCAAACTGATAGAGAAAAATGGTTATTCGGGATTAAAGGATGGTTCGAATGGAGGAGAAACCGCGGGGCGCAATGTGAGCTTAAGGACAATCCTAAAAGTTAAGCTTAAGGAAAAAGCACCAAGTAGAGACAGAGATAAATTGCAAAAGGGAGAGAAAGGGAACGCCCAGGCGGGCACTTACATCAAGAAGGGAAATGGTGTGAAGCAGAACAGATTGGTTAAGAAGGTCAcgttaaatggaaaccagGGGAAGACCATGTTAGGTGACAATCATAGGAATGCCTCAAAagtgaataagaaaaaaattgaaaagggcGTTGTCGTCGTgatgaataagaaaaaaaacgcatcgTTAAACAAGGGGAACACGAATTCGAAGGGAACAGGGCTAAAAGGAAATGCAAACAAGGGGAGAGCGCAGAAAAGCAAAGGTAACTCCCTCATGGTGTGCAAAATGAGAATAGGGAGTAATTtgcaggggaaggaaaaggagaaaatgcaaGCGGGTAAAGTACCCAagcggaaaggaaaaaaggaagcatcCCCCGTGAAGGACGACCTCCCAGacgaaaagataaaaagcgGATCCGATTCCGACTACAAAGAGGAAATTTTTCTGCAGAAAAGACTGAAGATGAGTAAGGCAACCTACTCAAATGGGGCGAAGGACGCGAGCAAAAGGAGTCACCCAAATGagagttcaaaaaaaaaaaaaaaaaaaatggcgacCATTAAGAATAAGCAAATAAGGAAGTCAATAAACGAATTCATGAAAAATAGCACTCGCAATAACAGCAACTTTGTACCAAACAGTaaatacaatatatatagttATGGGAAAGGCAAAAACGTCTTTTACTCTTTGGAAAGAATTAATTACAGTAGTGGAGATAATCCGtgtggagaagaaaataaaagaaagctAAATAGAATACcagaaattataaatataaaaaagcaaaaatttGTTATAGGTTCATCCAACAGAAAGTGCGACTTAGTTTTGAGGGGAAATATAGAAGGAGAACAATGCGAATTGGTGTGCAAAtgtgtggagaaaaatatcaacCATTGTAGTGATATAAACAGgcaaattaataaatataacttatttattattaacaAGTCGAAAAGCAAATCGACCCTGTTAAACAACTCGGTGGTGGACATTGATCAAGTCAAAGATGAAGATAGCCTTTTCCTGGGCATCGAAAATATGGACAAAAGAACAAacgcaaaatatatatacaaaattaAGTACAATAAAATGGCtaacatttttaacataaaTAATTTGTGTATGTACAGTAAAGACAACTGCATACAAAAGACATTAATTACCAACgcggaaaatgggaaagctAGCAAAATTGTGTCAACCAATTTTTCACTAATCAATCAAAGTGAGGAACAGGAATCGAATATATCcatattaatatttttaattattgaAATGCCTTCCATAGAAAATGAACCCGTACATTACATCGACAATTTGAACTCCTTCGCAAACCTTAACAGCACACCGAGGAAGATTAGTGTAGAGGATAATACCGTAGTAAGTAAAGCATCCACGTCAGTTAACAAAATGATCAAAGAGGATTCTCCAAATACCCAATTTAATGAAAGTATTAAAAAGATCAACAAAATTTGCCAAAGCAgaatttcccctttgtgCATAAAGGATTCcattaagaaggaagaaaaagtaaaaggcaCGTTAAAATCGACTAATCACACGAAGGAACTTCCAGTGACACTGCTGAATGCATGTGTTGAGTTGTGCAAGGAGATAAGCAGAAGTGTCACGAAAGAACATGACGAGGGAAGTAACCACACTGTTCCTGCGGGTACTCCAGTTACGAAATATCCATCGTTAACACCCCCAAAGGGGGTAACACctccaaaaaatatgacaCCACCCAAGGACATGGTAACACCAAGGACGATGACACCTCCGAAAGTAAGctcctcccatttttttcaaagtgaTCAGAAGAAAAGACCATACATGAACAACTTGTGCAACCTTTTTCGCTCCAGTTTTGTCACTCCTGGGCACGAGAGAAGCTCCACGGGTGAAACCACCAACCGGATTGCCCACTCCAACAGCGTCGTAGCAATGGTGAGGGAAAAAGTTAGCACCTCTGGAGATCGCCTCAGCGGAATGCAGTATCAGGGATCCCCAATTAACGGTGCCTCGAAAAGTTTAAATAAGGCCAGCATCTGCGAAAAGGCTCATTTGCAGGGCAACTCACAACATCACATTTCGCATGAGAGCAAATATAATCTGCACAAAtcggaaggggaaaattttctGCAAGGTAACACAAACAGAGAAGAGCCTtctaaggaggaaaaaattagccAAACGGATTATACTAACTTAAAGTGCAACGCGGATGACCATGTTTCTTGCCCACCACCTATCGACCAACACACGCGGGTCTACTGCGAAGACGTAGAAATGATGCAGAACGTACAAATTGGGGAGAGAGTTCACGAAGAAGAATTGAATACCTCATTGAATGACAGCTTATTGATAACCCCTGGGAAAGGAGCCCAATTGATGGACAGCAATCAGATGACCTTCTATGACTGTAAAGATGAAAAGGTAGTGAAAGAAGCAGACCCTCTACCTGCGAAGCCAAATGAGAGTACCAAAATGGTCATGAAAGCATCCGAATCGAGTgagttcataaaaaaaacggaaaaggaaTTGTACTCTGTTTTGTATTCCAAAAGTAGTGAAAGTACAACAAGTAGTGCAAATACAGATTTTATTCTATGtctgaaaaatgaacaaggagAAGAGAGGTATCTCAAAGTAATTGGAGAAATTAAAGTGAAGAGAAATGCCATTTTGTCAGACATAAAACATAACATAGATTTAAAACTGCTTGACAAATCCATTGAGCTTACAACTCTTAATAAATTAAACTATTTAAAATGTGAGTCTCTTTCTAAAGGGAAATATTCTATTCGTTTAAATGCCTTTTCCGATAAATTGGATGAAACAAAATTTGGTGAATTTTCAGCCCTGCACCTGGACTATATTGAtaatgtaaatttttcccatttggacACATTGGAACCACTTGAGCTGAAGAAAATGCTCTTTATAAAGTACGACGAATAATTCCACGTTGACATCGTttcgtgaatttttttataaatttcaCTGTTCatgggggagggggaggagAGAATGTTCCTGCACGTATGTGTGTGGGTGTGGCGAAAGGGGTAAAATTTTGTCGccaatttgttctttctagACGACTTTTTAAAGtctcatttttgttcattttctaaacgtctttttaaaatatcattttgttcttatttTAAACGGCTTTTTAATGTGTCcccttattcctttttttttttttttttttttttttttaccctttttttgcatctCCTCTTGACGTATTAATTTTGCTCCCTTTGTTGTGCACGTTTTTaagtaatttttaaatgagccacatgtttctttttcatttcggtTACCCTCTCtcccctgttttttttttccccccctccttatAACAAAtaattattccctttttagtgttttattattttgcttattttgAGTAGATGCTTATGCACGTGCATACATCATTCGTGCACGTGTGCCAACATTTTAATCTTtgcgaaattttatttttaatcgCCTcagttgctttttttcttttttcttttaattgcTTGTTTGgattattatttaaaaagggaagaaacacGAAAAGGGCGTCTGACACAGGAAAACAGAAAATTGGAACGCTGTTTTAACTGCCCTGCGCAAATAAGGAGTTCTGACCGCTGTTTCTGAGTGACCGCATAAAACATGCATATTTGTCCAAACGTGAGCAGAATAAATGGCCTTTCTTTTCTGATATCGGTAAATCgtaaaaattgggaaaagaacaaaagcatgagttgctttttctctttttataaattaaaagaataaatctCAAGCGATGCATGTTTAAC
This DNA window, taken from Plasmodium knowlesi strain H genome assembly, chromosome: 13, encodes the following:
- a CDS encoding ATP-dependent rRNA helicase SPB4, putative, whose amino-acid sequence is MSENEGKQPIGATSLLRELELTKKRSQKTPFTQLNLDESILFSLLIQRYLFCANIQEKAIPLIGKKENVLLHSETGSGKTLCFVIPMLENLVKSKLGALRREFLFKSTCEEAKEEEEQDDCYDEERVNCIYNKFENVNIEKSIPPVDINVAKFIQYIRTSLEDTPYKKDAAVGNGGRRVNKDDPHPPRGKNMHCESIEGVVKRCIRCTMTENKSKQNIHVNGVIIAPTRELCIQIFDVVNKFLFFIRLYFAKIFNIHVDELDKEVFFVNSLLFRGAVKIEEDLKIIKNEKKKKNRSQIIVATPGKLSTLFVDHKCHFDTSELAYLILDEGDKLLEESFLNYVQDVVKSIASKDYATCICSATCLQEEKFYNLFSDKRRSFIKCVGGPSPIASTTSALGTDATASTTPAGTGSTPGNTFQMPEKIENYYITVRNLDKSFFLFKFLSTVVREGETVIVFLPTCFCVDFFFHVFKNVLNTDQRTPKEIFNHIVTLNNKHKNVFSPSDLALFCKMIHYTQKYMGKKKFILLKIHRKMKDKKRISAYKKIKENKNKRRIKIILCTDIMSRGINVDIHWVINYDVANKNMTYIHRSGRTGRFDKTGKNIILLNKKEKEYIYFLKNKKVNISNFRKTSMFSDMLSWESRVMRNEDALDTQVREVANMEKGKMGKSFHEKNFSFYGNMQRKRVQRREVKGGDVEGHPPKRDDHILLLNNMVNIFLKYIIFFIIENRETYLLSTKAFLSYIEFYKNHQLSFLFPFHKLNLGHLCHSFALVKIPKFKEKGQIKNFKRVGLNTSDIPYKNEEKERKRQEELTRLEQLRSEEHAANEKAESQTNMEGGKANKRKQEKKQKKRKTIVQRKHEQRDMEENEIESLFFEENLYKKLKKKKISKDEYDRLLNMENLDKIFSTPPSGGKNQTVAPRKNQAAASNRKRSKKKRKVYNMKVKKRRKGGGKRR